The Terriglobus tenax genome contains a region encoding:
- the uxaC gene encoding glucuronate isomerase: MLNEARLFPAEPGVRKIAEALYETVKNLPIISPHGHTDPRWFAEDSAFPDPTALLIQPDHYVFRMLYSQGVKLESLGVPQVDGKQKADSREAWHIFAKHYYLFRGTPTRMWLDYTFEKQFGLTELFSEKNADLFYDTIAAKLQTPEFRPRALFERFNIETLATTDSPLDSLEYHQQIKDSGWKGRVIPTFRPDAVVDAEYADFQNNLKKLGELTGEDTTHYKGYLAALRKRRQFFISLGATATDHGHLTAMTADLGEAAASALYAKIYAGTADHKEIELFQAQMLTELAGMSVEDGLTMQLHPGSVRNHNKVVYNKFGRDKGADIPSPTEYVRNLRPLLDKYGNAPGFTLILFTLDETTYSRELAPLAGHYPSLRLGPSWWFHDSPEGMMRFREQVTETAGFYNTVGFNDDTRAFLSIPARHDVARRIDCAFLARLVAEHRIGEDEAFEVAQDLTVNLVRKAYKL, from the coding sequence ATGCTGAACGAAGCACGTTTGTTCCCGGCAGAGCCGGGTGTACGCAAGATTGCCGAAGCGCTGTATGAGACGGTGAAGAACCTTCCCATCATTTCGCCGCACGGGCACACGGACCCGCGCTGGTTTGCCGAAGACTCGGCCTTTCCCGATCCGACAGCCCTGCTGATCCAGCCGGACCATTACGTCTTCCGCATGCTGTACTCGCAGGGTGTGAAGCTGGAGAGTCTGGGTGTGCCCCAGGTGGACGGCAAGCAGAAGGCCGATTCGCGTGAGGCCTGGCACATCTTTGCCAAGCACTACTACCTGTTCCGCGGAACGCCGACCCGCATGTGGCTGGACTATACCTTCGAGAAGCAGTTCGGCCTGACCGAGCTGTTCAGCGAGAAGAACGCGGACCTGTTCTACGACACCATTGCGGCCAAGCTGCAGACGCCGGAGTTCCGCCCGCGCGCGCTGTTTGAGCGCTTCAACATTGAGACGCTGGCGACGACCGATTCGCCGCTGGACTCTCTGGAGTATCACCAGCAGATCAAGGACTCCGGCTGGAAGGGCCGTGTCATCCCGACCTTTCGCCCGGATGCCGTTGTCGACGCCGAGTATGCCGACTTCCAGAACAACCTGAAGAAGCTGGGCGAGCTGACCGGAGAGGACACGACCCACTACAAGGGCTACCTGGCAGCCCTGCGCAAGCGCCGCCAGTTCTTCATCTCACTGGGTGCGACGGCGACCGACCATGGTCACCTGACGGCGATGACCGCCGACCTGGGTGAGGCCGCGGCCAGCGCGCTGTATGCGAAGATCTACGCGGGCACGGCGGACCACAAGGAGATCGAGCTCTTCCAGGCGCAGATGCTGACCGAACTGGCCGGCATGAGCGTGGAAGACGGCCTGACCATGCAGCTGCATCCGGGCTCTGTCCGGAACCACAACAAGGTGGTGTACAACAAGTTTGGCCGCGACAAGGGCGCCGACATCCCGTCTCCGACGGAGTATGTGCGCAACCTGCGTCCGTTGCTGGATAAGTACGGCAACGCTCCGGGTTTCACGCTGATCCTGTTTACGCTGGACGAAACGACCTACAGCCGCGAGCTGGCACCGCTGGCCGGACATTATCCGAGCCTGCGGCTCGGCCCGTCGTGGTGGTTCCATGACTCGCCGGAGGGCATGATGCGTTTCCGCGAGCAGGTGACGGAGACGGCCGGCTTCTACAACACGGTCGGCTTCAATGACGACACCCGCGCCTTCCTGTCGATTCCGGCACGCCATGATGTGGCCCGCCGCATTGACTGCGCCTTCCTGGCGCGGCTGGTTGCGGAGCACCGCATCGGTGAGGACGAGGCCTTTGAGGTGGCGCAGGACCTGACCGTGAACCTGGTGCGCAAGGCCTACAAGCTGTAG
- a CDS encoding D-sedoheptulose-7-phosphate isomerase: MTSLVREHLNGTAATIQKVLADESILSTVAAAAEATALSMLKGGKLLVAGNGGSAADAQHLVAEFVCRLVHDRAAMRAIALTVDSSNLTAIGNDLGFDRLFSRQVEALGSKGDVFFGISTSGNSPNILTAIEEAKKLSMITIGFTGKDGGRMVGLCDYTVIIPATITAHIQECHLALEHVYCAMTERCYFEGLKQ; encoded by the coding sequence ATGACTTCCCTCGTTCGCGAACATTTGAACGGCACCGCAGCCACCATCCAGAAGGTTCTGGCCGACGAATCCATTCTTTCTACCGTTGCCGCCGCCGCCGAGGCCACCGCCCTTTCCATGCTGAAAGGCGGCAAGCTTCTGGTCGCGGGCAACGGAGGCTCCGCCGCCGACGCGCAGCACCTTGTAGCGGAATTTGTCTGCCGCCTGGTCCACGACCGCGCCGCCATGCGCGCCATCGCGCTGACGGTCGATAGCTCCAACCTGACCGCCATCGGCAACGACCTCGGCTTCGACCGCCTGTTTTCCCGCCAGGTGGAAGCCCTGGGCTCGAAGGGCGATGTCTTCTTCGGCATCTCCACCTCCGGCAACTCACCCAACATCCTTACCGCCATTGAAGAAGCCAAGAAGCTCAGCATGATCACTATTGGCTTCACCGGCAAGGACGGCGGCCGCATGGTGGGCCTGTGCGACTACACCGTCATCATCCCGGCAACCATCACCGCCCACATCCAGGAATGCCATCTCGCGCTCGAACACGTCTACTGCGCCATGACCGAACGCTGCTATTTCGAAGGCCTGAAGCAGTAA
- a CDS encoding coiled-coil domain-containing protein yields MRIWRIWLMGVALLLSGGGAMDVEAQEAKAESDEVKALREEMAAMRKELQAQIDLLKTQLIAKSAPAVVAAPTTAVGRDVEEFQEAVGPLPVKPSVKAATAPVPLPGVSASGAPAATVAASTKSAAGTTQPPVTTDGPGSFRFKGVQITPGGFFSLDSIYRSRAMANEVNTIFSQLPYSGAGLAHVSEWFASGRQSRFQFLAEGNTKFGKLTGYFETDFIGAGITSNNNQSNSYVLRQRQLWGQASFNSGWSFAGGQMWTLATEHRRGVEPRFESLPTVIDASQHIGYTWGRQGSVRVTKKLGSAVQAAFSLEQSQALFSATNAPNNFFLGSPGVPLGALNPTFNYTNNPAPDVLTKVAYDPVKGGVWRGHYELGGMVRFFRSRYYPTGSATPQSDTKAGGSFFASARVPVTQRLEIGAKVLAGRGVGRYGAATLPDVTVHPDGTLAPLTGAQGFLRAEFKATKNLDLFTYHGWEYMGRLYYRAGDGTLVGYAPPSMVNTGCETEAAPTSNNGFSPGTPSNCVGATRLLSAHSFGYTYRFYEGPAGRFQISAQYSHLRRNGWTGVGGTPQGINHFVYTSVRYYLP; encoded by the coding sequence ATGCGGATTTGGCGTATCTGGCTGATGGGCGTTGCCCTGCTGCTGAGTGGTGGCGGAGCAATGGATGTTGAGGCACAGGAGGCAAAGGCTGAGAGTGACGAGGTGAAGGCGCTGCGGGAAGAGATGGCTGCCATGCGCAAGGAACTGCAGGCGCAGATCGACCTGTTGAAGACCCAGCTTATTGCGAAGAGCGCTCCTGCGGTTGTGGCTGCGCCGACGACGGCGGTCGGCCGCGATGTGGAAGAGTTCCAGGAAGCGGTTGGACCGTTGCCGGTGAAGCCGAGTGTGAAGGCCGCGACGGCTCCGGTACCTTTGCCTGGTGTTTCCGCCTCGGGTGCTCCGGCTGCCACGGTGGCGGCCTCGACCAAGTCAGCCGCAGGCACCACGCAGCCGCCGGTTACGACGGATGGGCCGGGAAGCTTCCGCTTCAAGGGCGTGCAGATTACGCCGGGCGGGTTCTTCAGCCTGGACTCGATCTATCGTTCGAGGGCGATGGCGAATGAGGTCAATACGATCTTCAGCCAGTTGCCGTATTCGGGTGCGGGGCTGGCGCATGTCAGCGAGTGGTTTGCCAGCGGACGCCAGTCGCGTTTTCAGTTTCTGGCGGAGGGCAATACGAAGTTCGGCAAGCTGACGGGATACTTTGAGACAGACTTTATCGGCGCGGGCATTACGTCGAATAACAACCAGTCCAACAGCTATGTTCTTCGGCAGCGGCAGCTGTGGGGACAGGCCAGTTTCAACTCCGGGTGGAGCTTTGCGGGGGGGCAGATGTGGACGCTGGCGACGGAGCATCGTCGTGGCGTGGAGCCTCGCTTTGAGAGCCTGCCGACCGTGATCGACGCATCGCAGCACATTGGCTATACGTGGGGCCGGCAGGGTTCGGTGCGTGTGACGAAGAAGCTGGGAAGCGCGGTGCAGGCGGCGTTTTCGCTGGAGCAGTCGCAGGCGTTGTTCAGTGCGACGAATGCGCCGAACAACTTCTTCCTAGGGTCTCCGGGGGTTCCGCTGGGAGCGTTGAATCCGACGTTTAACTACACCAATAACCCGGCGCCGGATGTGCTGACGAAGGTGGCGTACGATCCGGTGAAGGGTGGCGTGTGGCGGGGCCATTATGAACTGGGCGGCATGGTGCGGTTCTTCCGCTCGCGGTACTATCCGACGGGTTCGGCGACTCCGCAGAGCGATACGAAGGCGGGCGGATCGTTCTTTGCAAGCGCGCGTGTGCCGGTGACCCAGAGGTTGGAGATTGGCGCCAAGGTGCTGGCTGGCCGCGGCGTGGGCCGCTATGGTGCGGCGACTCTGCCGGATGTCACGGTGCATCCGGATGGAACGCTGGCTCCTTTGACCGGAGCGCAGGGATTTCTTCGCGCGGAGTTCAAGGCGACCAAGAACCTGGACCTGTTTACCTACCACGGGTGGGAGTACATGGGCCGGCTTTACTATCGCGCCGGCGATGGCACGCTGGTGGGCTACGCTCCGCCCAGCATGGTGAACACCGGCTGCGAAACGGAGGCTGCGCCGACAAGCAACAACGGCTTCAGCCCGGGGACTCCGTCGAACTGCGTGGGCGCTACCCGCCTGCTGTCGGCGCATTCGTTTGGGTATACGTACCGCTTCTATGAAGGTCCGGCGGGCAGGTTCCAGATCTCGGCGCAGTACAGCCATTTGAGGCGGAATGGCTGGACCGGTGTGGGCGGAACGCCGCAGGGGATCAACCACTTTGTGTATACGAGTGTGCGGTATTACCTGCCCTAA
- a CDS encoding beta-N-acetylhexosaminidase yields the protein MAHRLTAALLLGCTASLLVPSLTAQSSANTSPAKLAIIPMPREAAPAETYPLTQGIEVTCASPCDADDTFAVEDFKAFLAARSIPVQTSAPVHIFVTRYGTSSNAKSIYTDALPKGSPQEPTDAIKPEGYAIIPDKQGIALTGFTASGVFYALQTAKQMIEGNGTQAVLHTATIRDWPALKYRGLHDDLSRGPFPTLDFMKHQLNVLAAYKVNIYSPYFEHTMQYTGHPLMQPPGGHLTQAEARELQAYAARLHILVIPEQEAFGHLHYLLNYEQYTPLAETPHGHVLAPGSIGSTQLIREMFTELSNIFPGPFLHIGADETVDLGRGATKPEVDARGLGPVYLDFMQKIVTDLKPLNRRLLFWGDIAYKEPALLKAMPAQFKKDTLAVAWEYNPHPSFDQYITPFTNAGFETWVAPGINNWSRPYPNYNYGLSNIQSFTAAGQRLGATGQLNTIWRDDGEAIPNNDWYGILFGAEAAWHQGQASIPAFQSSFGRSFHGDSTGSIDQAQKELMLCHQLLKDSDYKSDGSDLLFWIDPWSADGQKQAVQLRPVLRDLRLHAEAAMVLIAKARNMNPGLRETDAIDALELGARRFDLIGLKFQIADEMALGYQHAYSLQGSKVREDRIEVAHELNLINAVNGKLQDLRNNYSLLRDLYEAAWLKSNRPYFLRNNLERYDLTIQLWLSRIDKVRTAQRQWTNDHTIPPASDLGIPAPPPATK from the coding sequence ATGGCACATCGTCTTACAGCAGCGCTCCTGCTCGGCTGCACCGCTTCCCTGCTTGTTCCGTCGCTCACGGCTCAGTCCTCCGCGAATACCTCCCCCGCGAAGCTCGCCATCATTCCCATGCCGCGCGAAGCCGCACCGGCAGAGACCTATCCCCTTACGCAGGGCATCGAAGTCACCTGCGCCTCTCCCTGTGACGCAGACGATACCTTTGCGGTGGAAGACTTCAAGGCCTTTCTTGCCGCACGCTCCATTCCAGTACAGACCAGCGCTCCGGTCCATATCTTCGTCACACGCTACGGTACCAGTTCCAACGCAAAGTCCATCTATACCGACGCGCTGCCCAAGGGCTCTCCGCAGGAACCCACTGATGCCATCAAACCCGAAGGCTATGCCATCATCCCGGACAAGCAAGGCATCGCCCTCACCGGCTTCACCGCCAGCGGCGTCTTCTACGCCCTGCAAACCGCCAAGCAGATGATCGAAGGCAACGGGACGCAGGCAGTACTGCATACGGCCACCATCCGCGACTGGCCGGCACTCAAGTACCGCGGCCTGCATGACGACCTCTCCCGCGGCCCCTTCCCCACGCTCGACTTCATGAAGCACCAGCTCAACGTACTGGCGGCCTACAAGGTCAACATCTACTCGCCTTACTTTGAGCACACCATGCAGTACACCGGGCATCCGCTGATGCAGCCGCCCGGTGGCCACCTTACACAGGCCGAAGCACGCGAGCTGCAAGCCTATGCCGCCAGGCTGCACATCCTCGTCATCCCCGAGCAGGAGGCCTTCGGCCATCTGCACTACCTGCTCAACTACGAGCAGTACACACCACTTGCGGAAACACCGCACGGACACGTCCTCGCTCCCGGCTCCATCGGCTCCACCCAGCTCATCCGCGAGATGTTCACCGAGCTGTCCAACATCTTCCCCGGCCCCTTCCTCCACATCGGCGCGGACGAGACCGTCGACCTGGGCCGCGGAGCCACCAAGCCCGAAGTCGACGCGCGTGGCCTCGGCCCCGTCTACCTCGACTTCATGCAGAAGATCGTCACCGATCTGAAGCCGCTCAATCGCCGCCTGCTCTTCTGGGGAGACATCGCCTACAAGGAACCCGCGCTGCTGAAGGCCATGCCCGCGCAGTTCAAGAAGGACACGCTCGCCGTAGCCTGGGAGTACAACCCGCACCCCAGCTTCGACCAGTACATTACGCCCTTCACCAACGCGGGTTTTGAGACATGGGTTGCACCCGGCATCAACAACTGGTCGCGCCCCTATCCCAATTACAACTATGGCCTGTCGAACATCCAAAGCTTTACCGCCGCTGGCCAGCGCCTTGGCGCCACCGGCCAGCTCAACACCATCTGGCGCGACGACGGCGAAGCCATCCCCAACAACGACTGGTACGGCATCCTCTTCGGCGCCGAAGCCGCATGGCACCAGGGACAGGCCTCCATCCCGGCCTTCCAGTCCAGCTTTGGCCGCAGTTTCCACGGCGACTCCACCGGCTCCATTGACCAGGCGCAGAAGGAGCTGATGCTCTGCCACCAGTTGCTGAAGGACTCCGACTACAAGTCCGACGGCAGCGACCTGCTCTTCTGGATCGACCCGTGGTCCGCCGACGGACAGAAGCAGGCCGTACAGCTTCGCCCCGTGCTGCGCGACCTGCGCCTGCACGCCGAGGCCGCCATGGTGCTGATCGCCAAGGCACGCAACATGAATCCGGGGCTGCGTGAGACCGATGCCATTGACGCACTCGAACTCGGCGCTCGCCGCTTTGACCTCATCGGCCTGAAGTTCCAGATCGCCGACGAGATGGCGCTCGGCTACCAGCACGCCTACAGCCTGCAGGGATCGAAGGTGCGCGAAGACCGCATCGAAGTGGCCCACGAGCTGAACCTGATCAATGCCGTCAACGGCAAGCTCCAGGACCTGCGCAACAACTACTCCCTGCTGCGCGACCTGTACGAGGCCGCATGGCTCAAGTCCAACCGCCCCTACTTCCTGCGCAACAACCTGGAGCGCTACGACCTCACCATCCAGCTCTGGCTCTCCCGCATCGACAAGGTCCGTACAGCCCAGCGCCAATGGACCAACGACCACACCATCCCGCCGGCCAGCGACCTTGGCATTCCCGCTCCGCCACCGGCAACGAAGTAA
- the nagA gene encoding N-acetylglucosamine-6-phosphate deacetylase, with protein MITTLSAARALTSKGIVENPLLSLEDGYIAAITSRDHAEAPANTRHFPGATLTPTLFDIHLHGAANHDIMEGTPEALSAVSGFLASRGVGQYLPTTVTAPVDATLHALEGLADIIEGGTASRQARPVGIHLEGPFVSHGKRGVHADELILEPSIAIFDRFYQASRGHIRLMTIAPEVPGAIEVIRHATSKGVRISVGHSTATRAETVAAIEAGAVSATHTFNAMRALDHREPGILGTVLDRDDLFAEIICDGIHVAPELIRLWLKAKGPHRGILVTDGMSATGMPDGTYMLGDFEVTVAHGRATARGVLAGSVLTLDKAIENLKHFTGASLATAIGLASTNPAHMLGLQAPTLAEGQPASFNLFTEDGKLQATCLNGQFLN; from the coding sequence GTGATTACGACTCTCAGTGCCGCACGCGCCCTTACCTCGAAGGGCATCGTTGAAAACCCCCTTCTCTCCCTCGAGGACGGCTACATCGCAGCCATCACCAGCCGCGACCATGCCGAAGCTCCGGCCAATACACGGCACTTCCCCGGCGCGACCCTTACGCCGACGCTCTTCGACATTCACCTGCATGGCGCGGCGAACCACGACATCATGGAAGGCACCCCGGAGGCGCTCTCCGCTGTCTCCGGCTTTCTGGCCAGCCGCGGCGTCGGCCAGTATCTGCCCACCACTGTCACCGCACCGGTGGACGCGACGCTGCACGCCCTGGAAGGTCTGGCAGACATCATCGAAGGCGGTACTGCCTCACGCCAGGCACGACCTGTAGGCATTCACCTGGAAGGCCCCTTCGTCTCCCACGGCAAGCGCGGCGTCCACGCGGATGAGCTGATCCTCGAGCCTTCCATCGCGATCTTCGACCGCTTCTACCAAGCTTCGCGCGGGCACATCCGCCTGATGACCATCGCTCCCGAGGTTCCCGGAGCCATCGAAGTCATCCGCCACGCCACCTCAAAGGGCGTACGCATCTCCGTTGGCCACTCCACCGCCACCAGGGCAGAGACAGTAGCTGCCATCGAGGCCGGAGCCGTCTCCGCAACGCATACCTTCAACGCCATGCGCGCCCTGGACCACCGCGAGCCTGGCATCCTGGGCACCGTGCTCGACCGTGATGACCTCTTCGCCGAGATCATCTGCGACGGCATCCACGTCGCACCGGAGCTGATCCGCCTTTGGCTCAAAGCCAAGGGCCCACACCGCGGCATCCTGGTCACCGACGGCATGTCCGCCACCGGCATGCCCGACGGCACCTACATGCTGGGCGACTTCGAGGTCACCGTCGCCCACGGCCGCGCTACCGCCCGTGGCGTCCTGGCCGGCAGCGTGCTCACACTGGACAAGGCCATCGAGAACCTGAAGCACTTCACCGGAGCCTCCCTGGCAACCGCCATCGGCCTGGCCAGCACCAACCCCGCCCACATGCTTGGCCTCCAAGCTCCAACCCTCGCTGAAGGCCAGCCCGCCAGCTTCAACCTCTTCACCGAAGACGGCAAACTGCAGGCCACCTGCCTGAACGGCCAGTTCCTCAACTAA
- a CDS encoding N-acetylglucosamine kinase has product MAFYLGMDAGGSRTRIAVADDTRELARVEGESVKTLRVSEGDAEARFGALLSQLEAQSGVNLREIKRVCVGLSGVSVPAVCHFVANTLSHHVGGEVEIIGDQVIALDAAFHGGDGILVIAGTGSNVGGRFGEQMFGAGGWGPMLGDEGSGHWIGLEALKAALRARDISGEEFPVLREAMRVWGVESLGDLVAVAHRPGTRFAALAPVVVACAAQGDAIAGEVLDRAGEELAVQVVAVYSKMRLAGFRAERCGVAYTGSVLEKIERVRQRFTEVLTTRVMGGGLFVVGAVDPVDGALWRARSLASNPA; this is encoded by the coding sequence ATGGCGTTTTATCTCGGAATGGATGCTGGCGGTTCCCGCACCCGGATTGCTGTCGCGGATGACACACGCGAACTGGCCCGGGTTGAGGGCGAGAGCGTGAAGACGTTGCGTGTCTCCGAAGGCGACGCCGAGGCGCGTTTTGGTGCGCTGTTAAGCCAGTTGGAAGCGCAATCTGGAGTCAATTTACGCGAAATTAAGCGCGTTTGCGTCGGATTAAGTGGAGTTTCTGTGCCGGCGGTTTGCCACTTTGTGGCAAATACGCTTTCACACCATGTCGGCGGAGAGGTGGAGATCATCGGCGACCAGGTGATTGCGCTGGATGCTGCCTTCCATGGCGGCGACGGCATCCTGGTCATTGCCGGAACGGGATCGAACGTCGGCGGACGATTTGGCGAGCAGATGTTCGGAGCCGGCGGATGGGGGCCGATGCTGGGTGACGAGGGGTCGGGCCACTGGATCGGTCTGGAGGCGTTGAAGGCTGCGCTGCGTGCGCGCGATATCTCCGGCGAGGAGTTTCCGGTGCTGCGCGAGGCAATGCGGGTTTGGGGCGTGGAAAGTCTCGGTGACCTGGTCGCTGTCGCGCATCGTCCGGGGACGCGGTTTGCCGCGCTGGCTCCGGTAGTGGTGGCGTGTGCCGCGCAGGGCGATGCGATTGCGGGTGAGGTGTTGGACCGCGCGGGGGAAGAACTGGCAGTGCAGGTGGTGGCGGTCTACAGCAAGATGAGGTTGGCGGGTTTCCGTGCGGAGCGTTGCGGTGTGGCGTATACGGGCAGCGTGCTTGAGAAGATCGAACGTGTGCGGCAGCGGTTTACCGAGGTGCTGACGACGCGGGTGATGGGCGGCGGATTGTTTGTGGTGGGCGCGGTCGATCCGGTGGATGGCGCGTTGTGGCGGGCTCGGTCGTTGGCCTCGAACCCTGCCTAG
- a CDS encoding sodium:solute symporter, with translation MTRLHPIDLAIVAAYLIGITLFGLRFRSQDKSLSSYFLGGKTIPWWAIALSIVSAETSTLTIVSIPGVAFTSNFGFLQLVIGYMIGRLIICILFLPRYFHGELFTAYQLIRNRFGSTLQTVTAGLFLITRAAAEGVRVFAISIVVGLAIGTNDILSIAIISALTLLYTFEGGMTAVIWTDVVQMTLYIAGTLVALITLGTHVPGGWSHIHEVASAAGKFHMLDFSFSLVKTYTFWAGILGGTFLTMASHGTDQLMVQRLLAAKDLKESRLALLASGGVVFVQFLLFLIIGAGLWVFYGMPIGGATPGFTSADRIFPSFIVREMPTGIAGLLIAAILAAAMSNLSAALNSLSSTTVVDFYMRLRPNATDKERTSLSRVSTGVWAVVLFAIAVYSVFVGGKGHVVEMGLSIASVAYGALLGVFLLGTLTKFATQAGAIAGMICGFAVNLTLWLISIKLLPSISWLPPIAYTWYVLIGSAVTVGVGSMVSMISSRTSLE, from the coding sequence ATGACCCGCCTCCATCCGATCGACCTAGCTATCGTCGCCGCGTACCTCATCGGCATCACCCTGTTCGGCCTGCGCTTCCGGTCGCAGGACAAGTCGCTCTCCAGTTACTTCCTGGGCGGCAAGACGATTCCCTGGTGGGCCATCGCGCTGTCGATTGTTTCGGCGGAAACCAGCACGCTGACTATTGTTTCCATTCCGGGTGTGGCGTTTACATCGAACTTCGGCTTCCTGCAGCTGGTCATCGGCTACATGATCGGGCGGCTGATCATCTGCATTCTCTTCCTGCCGCGCTACTTCCATGGCGAGTTGTTCACTGCCTACCAGCTCATCCGCAACCGCTTCGGGTCGACGCTGCAAACCGTCACCGCAGGCTTGTTCCTCATCACACGCGCCGCAGCAGAAGGCGTTCGCGTCTTTGCGATCTCGATTGTTGTGGGCCTTGCCATCGGCACCAACGACATTCTGTCGATCGCGATCATCTCCGCGCTGACGCTGCTCTATACCTTTGAAGGCGGCATGACCGCCGTCATATGGACCGACGTGGTGCAGATGACGCTCTACATTGCAGGAACGCTGGTGGCGTTGATCACACTGGGCACGCACGTTCCCGGCGGATGGTCGCATATTCACGAGGTCGCGAGCGCTGCGGGCAAGTTCCACATGCTCGACTTCAGCTTCTCACTGGTGAAGACATATACCTTCTGGGCGGGCATTCTGGGCGGCACCTTCCTCACCATGGCATCGCATGGCACTGACCAGCTGATGGTGCAGCGCCTGCTCGCTGCAAAAGACCTGAAGGAGTCGCGACTGGCCCTGCTGGCCTCCGGCGGCGTGGTCTTCGTGCAGTTCCTGCTCTTCCTCATCATCGGTGCGGGCCTGTGGGTCTTCTACGGCATGCCCATTGGAGGCGCGACACCGGGCTTCACCTCGGCTGACCGCATCTTCCCCAGCTTCATCGTGCGCGAGATGCCCACCGGCATCGCCGGTCTGCTGATTGCAGCGATTCTTGCAGCGGCGATGTCAAACCTGTCGGCCGCGCTGAACTCGCTCTCATCGACCACCGTCGTCGACTTCTACATGCGGCTTCGTCCCAACGCGACCGACAAGGAGCGCACCAGCCTTTCGCGTGTGTCGACCGGCGTGTGGGCGGTGGTGCTCTTCGCTATCGCGGTGTATTCCGTATTTGTGGGCGGCAAGGGGCATGTGGTGGAGATGGGCCTGTCGATCGCATCGGTCGCCTATGGCGCGCTGCTGGGCGTCTTCCTTCTGGGCACACTGACGAAGTTCGCCACGCAGGCCGGAGCGATTGCAGGCATGATATGCGGCTTCGCGGTGAACCTGACGCTGTGGCTGATCAGCATCAAGCTGCTGCCTTCCATCTCCTGGCTGCCGCCGATTGCGTATACGTGGTACGTGTTGATTGGGTCGGCTGTGACGGTGGGCGTTGGCTCGATGGTGAGCATGATCTCTTCTCGTACGAGTTTGGAGTAA